One Lucilia cuprina isolate Lc7/37 chromosome 4, ASM2204524v1, whole genome shotgun sequence DNA segment encodes these proteins:
- the LOC124419189 gene encoding uncharacterized protein LOC124419189, with protein sequence MTSTSNTKSTSAPKERFVFDCDHLLQFCDRFNRTPIEEQSESVLEVKLKDLDARWVKVEASYEGVMLASDNSIKPEFKEEAKTNFNACVDAYYLCTSQILDLIKATRLDSSNVAGFEAAARYSIPNQPLTGSYEQWPSFRDMFTAVYINHSKLSPVTKLYHLRNKTRGEAGDIVKRYPLSHENFELAWNALKTRYENKRVLVDNQIKLLFNIPPATAENSESIRRIQSSVNDSLATLRTLGVEVESWDPILIRLISTKLPDFTLSLWEQSLTSPRELPKWSQMSQFLVDRYEAVERINSIKISKSCFTLTNAHETKIQTYTSQENLYEPECKLCNEIHSLRTCPKFRTFTVQQRVDYVFKNKICNNCLSSTHFKLNCKSKKTCLHCKKNHHTLLHMRPKLQNPAQIPEHSQKNQEPKENKNITHKTLSNSAQTEQIIAQNDFPACSNQIQANCSMNNENILLRTALVQIDHQGQLFTVRALIDPGSQRTFLTEKVRNRLQLPYQNSHFEIIGIGGQKQIANKECEFVLYAKRYNLRIPVKAIVMPKVTKWLPTYSFEMPDSPELSELDLADPTFNKSAQIDLIIGNDYEQFLNLEGIKKNVCGQTSAYHTVFGWVLSGPIKTQTIQTFTTSVTQCETSDLNNTLKMFWEQEEIPTSHPNTVEHEICEKFYTQTTTRHENGRYVVRLPFRSEFPDKVSLGSSRYIALAQYSRMEKTLAKDPELEAQYKSVLNDYITLDHAVLLLKEIQSNHHNLDLRIYCKHPLNFLIRE encoded by the exons ATGACTTCTACATCAAATACAAAGTCTACTTCAGCTCCAAAAGAGCGCTTTGTATTCGACTGCGACCATCTTCTACAATTTTGTGACAGATTCAATAGAACGCCTATTGAAGAACAATCTGAATCTGTTCTTgaagtaaaattaaaagatttggaCGCAAGATGGGTTAAAGTCGAAGCTTCTTACGAAGGAGTCATGTTAGCTTCTGATAACTCTATAAAACCCGAATTTAAAGAAGAAgcgaaaactaattttaatgcGTGTGTAGACGCATATTACTTATGCACATCTCAAATTCTTGATTTAATAAAAGCTACTAGACTAGATAGTTCTAATGTAGCAGGGTTCGAGGCAGCAGCCCGATACTCAATCCCAAACCAACCTCTCAC agGCAGTTACGAACAATGGCCATCGTTTCGTGACATGTTCACggccgtatatataaatcaCTCAAAACTCTCTCCTGTCACAAAATTATACCACCTTCGAAATAAAACACGAGGTGAAGCTGGTGACATTGTAAAGAGATATCCCTTATCtcatgaaaattttgaattagcgTGGAATGCTTTGAAAACCCGCTATGAAAACAAACGTGTTCTGGTTGATAACCAAATAAAACTCCTTTTTAATATTCCGCCAGCAACCGCTGAAAACAGCGAATCAATTAGAAGAATACAATCTTCAGTTAATGATTCGCTAGCAACTCTAAGAACTCTCGGGGTAGAAGTTGAAAGCTGGGACCCTATTTTAATTCgcctaatttcaacaaaattgccAGATTTTACTCTTTCGCTTTGGGAACAGTCTTTAACTTCCCCTCGAGAACTTCCCAAGTGGTCTCAAATGTCACAATTCCTTGTTGACAGATATGAAGCAGTAGAACGCATTAATagcataaaaatttcaaaaagttgttTTACTTTAACGAATGCACATGAAACCAAAATACAAACTTATACATCTCAAGAAAATCTCTATGAACCCGAATGTAAACTCTGTAACGAAATTCACTCACTGAGAACATGTCCCAAATTTAGAACCTTTACGGTACAGCAAAGAGTGGATtacgtttttaaaaataaaatttgcaacaattgtttgAGTTCAActcattttaaactaaattgcaaaagtaaaaaaacttgtctccattgtaaaaaaaatcatcatactTTGCTTCATATGAGACCAAAGTTACAAAATCCCGCTCAAATCCCAGAACACTCGCAAAAAAATCAAGagccaaaagaaaataaaaatataactcataAAACTTTGTCGAATTCTGCCCAAACTGAACAAATTATAGCTCAAAATGATTTCCCAGCATGCTCAAATCAAATTCAAGCTAATTGTTCaatgaataatgaaaatattctgTTGCGTACTGCATTAGTACAAATTGATCATCAAGGTCAACTTTTTACTGTTAGGGCTCTAATAGACCCTGGTTctcaacgaacatttttaacCGAAAAAGTGCGAAATCGCCTTCAATTACCTTATCAAAATTctcattttgaaattattggtattggCGGCCAAAAACAAATAGCTAACAAAGAATGTGAATTCGTATTATATGCAAAAAGATACAATTTAAGAATTCCAGTTAAAGCTATAGTAATGCCCAAAGTCACTAAATGGCTTCCAACATATTCTTTTGAAATGCCTGACTCGCCTGAGCTTTCAGAATTGGATCTAGCGGATCCAACTTTCAATAAATCTGCTCAAATTGATCTCATTATAGGAAATGATTATGaacaatttcttaatttagaAGGTATTAAAAAGAATGTATGTGGTCAAACTTCAGCTTATCACACTGTTTTTGGTTGGGTTCTTAGTGGTCCCATTAAAACCCAAACTATTCAAACTTTTACCACTTCGGTCACACAATGTGAAACTTCagatttaaataatacattGAAAATGTTTTGGGAACAGGAAGAAATTCCTACTTCTCATCCAAACACCGTTGAACatgaaatttgtgaaaagttttaTACCCAAACTACAACTCGACATGAGAATGGTAGATACGTCGTTCGACTACCATTCAGATCAGAATTTCCCGACAAAGTTTCCCTTGGCTCATCCCGATATATTGCATTAGCTCAATACTCCAGAATGGAGAAAACACTCGCAAAAGATCCAGAACTTGAAGCTCAATATAAATCAGTTCTGAACGATTATATAACTCTAGATCATGCAGTTTTGCTTCTAAAAGAGATTCAGTCAAATCATCACAACCTAGATTTGAGAATTTATTGCAAACACCCATTAAATTTTCTGATTCGTGAATGA